One window of Pelmatolapia mariae isolate MD_Pm_ZW linkage group LG18, Pm_UMD_F_2, whole genome shotgun sequence genomic DNA carries:
- the LOC134616281 gene encoding tripartite motif-containing protein 16-like — protein MDQTKFCCSVCLDLLKDPVTIPCGHSYCMNCIKSFWDEEEKKKIYSCPQCRQTFTARPVLVKSTMLADLVEELKKTGLQAAPADHCYAGPEDVACDVCTGRKMKAFKSCLVCLVSYCEKHVKLHYECPAFDKHKLVEPSKKLRENICSHHDEVMKMFCRTDQQSICYICSVDEHKGHDTVSAAAERTERQRELEGSRQNIQQRIQDREKDVKLLQQEVEAINQSADQTVEHSEKIFTELIHLIQKRSSDVKQQIRSQQETEVSRVKELEEKLEQEITELKRKDAELKQLSHTEDHIQFLHNYPSLSALSESTDSSSINIRPLSYFEDVTAAVSEVRDKLQDILREEWTNISLTVTEVDVLLSDPPEPKTRAGFLKYSCEITLDPNTANKQLLLSEGNRKVTYVRQQQSYSDHPDRFTGSWQVLSRESLTGRCYWEVEWRGGGVYVAVAYKNISRAGSVYESTFGHNDKSWALNYNNNSYTFLYNNIQTPVSGPRSSRVGVYLDHRAGILSFYSVSETMTLLHRVQTTFTQPLYAGLTFWLNFGDSAELNKVK, from the coding sequence atggaccaaacaaaattctgctgttcagtctgtttggatctactgaaggatccggtgactattccctgtggacacagctactgcatgaactgtattaaaagcttctgggatgaagaggaaaagaagaaaatctacagctgccctcagtgcagacagactTTCACAGCGAGGCCTGTCCTGGTGAAAAGCACCATGTTAGCAGATTtagtggaggagctgaagaagactggactccaagctgctcctgctgatcactgctatgctggacctgaagatgtggcctgtgatgtctgcactggaagaaaaatgaaagccttcaagtcctgtctggtgtgtttggtctcttactgtgagaaacatgTTAAGCTTCATTATGAATGTCCTGCATTTGacaaacacaagctggtggagccctccaagaagctccgggagaacatctgctctcatcatgatgaggtgatgaagatgttctgccgtactgatcagcagagtatctgttatatctgctctgtggatgaacataaaggccacgacacagtctcagctgcagcagaaaggactgagaggcagagagagctggaggggagtcgacaaaacatccagcagagaatccaggacagagagaaagatgtgaagctgcttcaacaggaggtggaggccatcaatcagtctgctgatcaaacagtggagcacagtgagaagatcttcactgagctgatccatctcatccagaaaagaagctctgatgtgaagcagcagatcagatcccagcaggaaactgaagtgagtcgagtcaaagagcttgaggagaagctggagcaggagatcactgagctgaagaggaaagatgctgagctgaagcagctctcacacacagaggatcacatccagtttctacacaactacccctcactgtcagcactcagtgagtctacagactcatccagcatcaatatccgtcctctgagctactttgaggatgtgacagcagctgtgtcagaggtcagagataaactacaggacattctgagagaggaatggacaaacatctcactgacagtcactgaagtggatgttttactgtcagatccaccagagccaaagaccagagctggattcttaaaatattcatgtgaaatcacactggatccaaacacagcaaacaaacagctgttattATCAGAGGGGAACAGAAAAGTGACATACGTGAGACAACAACAGTCTtattctgatcatccagacagattcactGGATCGTGGCAggtcctgagtagagagagtctgactggacgttgttactgggaggtggagtggagaggggGAGGAGTTTATGTAGCAGTCGCATACAAGAATATCAGCAGAGCAGGGAGTGTGTATGAATCTACATTTGGACATAATGACAAATCTTGGGCATTAAAttataacaacaacagttatacatttttgtacaacaacATCCAAACTCCTGTCTCAGGTCCTCGttcctccagagtaggagtgtacctggatcacagagcaggtattttgtccttctacagcgtctctgaaaccatgactctcctccacagagtccagaccacattcactcagccgctctatgctggactGACATTTTGGTTAAATTTTGGAGACTCTGCTGAGTTGAATAAAGTGAAATAG